A portion of the Intestinibacillus sp. Marseille-P6563 genome contains these proteins:
- a CDS encoding DUF1294 domain-containing protein — protein sequence MPYVLFYLLLVNLAGAVLVAVDKWKARRHRWRVPEKTLFLLCFLGGCPGVYLTMRLCRHKTLHKRFMWGIPAIFLLQLALLAAVYYFREGL from the coding sequence TTGCCCTATGTACTTTTTTATCTGCTGCTGGTCAACCTGGCTGGCGCGGTACTGGTCGCGGTGGACAAATGGAAAGCCCGGCGGCATCGATGGCGGGTGCCCGAAAAAACACTGTTTTTGCTGTGTTTTCTGGGTGGCTGCCCGGGTGTTTACCTGACGATGCGCCTTTGCCGCCACAAAACCCTGCACAAACGGTTCATGTGGGGCATTCCCGCGATTTTTCTTTTACAGCTTGCCTTGTTGGCGGCTGTCTATTATTTCCGCGAAGGACTGTAA
- a CDS encoding cation diffusion facilitator family transporter — protein sequence MTQFIIRHFIPDADNVRDAQVRERYGVVSGIVGIFCNVFLFAIKLVIGLITGSISIAADAVNNLSDGLSSLISVVGFKLAGKAPDSKHPFGYGRTEYLAGLAVAFLIGMVGVEFAKTSIDHILHPSAVLFSPVLLVILALSMLVKLWMGAFNRNLGNRIDSTVLRAAMQDSINDVITTSVVIIGMIASQFTSIPADGYIGLIVAVFILWSGIGIARDTLSPLIGQAADPDIVQSIEDIVLSFDGIIGVHDLIVHNYGAGKSLASIHVEVPDSANFVAIHEVVDEAEKAVWQQTGVFLVIHMDPVSVDDEHIQQLRDMTLSAIVKIDNRLTMHDFRVVDGDRQINLIFDIVAPFEYQGEKQQQLLKEIRRALRARDRRFHAVITVDHQM from the coding sequence ATGACACAATTTATTATCCGGCATTTTATCCCGGACGCTGACAACGTGCGGGATGCCCAGGTGCGCGAACGCTATGGCGTGGTATCCGGCATTGTGGGCATTTTCTGTAATGTGTTCCTGTTTGCAATCAAACTGGTCATTGGCCTGATTACCGGGTCGATCTCGATCGCTGCCGATGCTGTCAACAATTTATCGGACGGCCTGTCCTCTCTCATTTCGGTGGTCGGTTTCAAGCTGGCCGGCAAAGCCCCGGACAGCAAACATCCCTTCGGCTATGGCCGCACCGAATATCTGGCCGGTCTGGCAGTCGCCTTCCTGATTGGTATGGTCGGCGTGGAATTTGCCAAAACTTCGATCGACCACATTTTGCACCCTTCGGCGGTCCTGTTTTCGCCGGTACTCCTGGTGATTTTAGCGCTGTCCATGCTCGTGAAACTGTGGATGGGCGCTTTTAACCGCAATTTAGGCAACCGCATCGATTCGACCGTGCTGCGCGCAGCCATGCAGGACTCCATCAACGATGTCATCACCACGTCGGTGGTCATCATCGGCATGATCGCATCGCAATTTACGTCCATCCCGGCCGATGGCTATATCGGTTTAATCGTTGCCGTATTCATTCTTTGGTCGGGCATCGGCATTGCACGCGATACGCTCAGCCCGCTCATCGGCCAGGCGGCGGACCCGGACATCGTCCAGAGCATCGAAGATATTGTTCTGTCGTTTGACGGCATCATCGGCGTGCACGACCTGATCGTTCACAACTATGGCGCCGGCAAGTCGCTGGCTTCCATTCATGTCGAGGTGCCCGATTCGGCCAATTTTGTCGCCATCCATGAGGTGGTCGACGAAGCCGAAAAGGCGGTCTGGCAGCAGACCGGCGTGTTTCTGGTCATCCATATGGACCCGGTTTCGGTGGATGATGAACACATCCAGCAGCTGCGGGATATGACGCTTTCGGCCATTGTCAAGATCGACAACCGCCTGACCATGCACGATTTCCGCGTGGTCGATGGCGACCGTCAGATCAACCTGATTTTCGATATTGTTGCGCCCTTTGAATACCAGGGCGAAAAACAACAGCAGCTTTTAAAAGAGATTCGGCGGGCTTTGCGCGCACGTGACCGCCGGTTCCATGCCGTGATCACCGTCGATCACCAGATGTAA